In one window of Kitasatospora sp. MMS16-BH015 DNA:
- a CDS encoding NAD(P)/FAD-dependent oxidoreductase — protein sequence MSDAAIVGTGPNGLAAAVTLARAGLRVTLFELADTIGGGLRTDPLFDSEVGHDACAAVHPMAAASPFFREFDLAGRGVRLLQPEIPYAHPLPNGRGAAAWRSLGRTAAHLGADGERWTKLMAPLVARSRRTVDLLLSDLRTPPANLAVPLLLAPRVLAHGTPQSPFTTAEAKALLTGVAAHAVGRLPTLASAAVALLLGHTAHSSGWPLPEGGSGRIAEALAADITAHGGTFHTGHRIRDLAELSAFPLVMLDLGAKEFLSVAGHRLPARYRRGLEHLRYGPGAAKADFLVSGPIPWRNPLMGQAGTVHLGGTHEAILRQENAVVSGDPGTVPFTLVVDPAVTDPSRATADGKRPVWAYAHVPHGDTRDPVPLIRDHIERYAPGFTDTILAARGRTAAAYEEYNPNYVGGDIASGAMTLKQSLLRPTPRWDPYRTPLPGVYLCSAATPPGPGVHGMCGHFAARSALRHEHGLTTLPDLAPKATP from the coding sequence ATGAGCGATGCCGCGATCGTCGGCACCGGCCCGAACGGCCTCGCCGCCGCCGTCACGCTGGCCCGGGCCGGACTGCGCGTCACCCTGTTCGAACTGGCCGACACCATCGGCGGCGGCCTGCGCACCGACCCGCTCTTCGACTCCGAGGTCGGCCACGACGCCTGCGCCGCCGTCCACCCGATGGCCGCCGCCTCGCCGTTCTTCCGCGAGTTCGACCTGGCCGGCCGCGGCGTCCGGCTGCTCCAACCGGAGATCCCGTACGCCCACCCGCTCCCGAACGGCCGGGGGGCCGCCGCCTGGCGCAGCCTCGGCCGCACCGCCGCACACCTCGGCGCGGACGGCGAACGCTGGACCAAGCTGATGGCCCCCCTGGTCGCCCGCTCCCGCCGGACGGTCGACCTGCTGCTCTCCGATCTGCGCACCCCGCCGGCCAACCTGGCCGTGCCACTGCTGCTCGCGCCCCGGGTGCTGGCCCACGGCACCCCGCAGAGCCCGTTCACCACCGCCGAGGCCAAGGCCCTGCTGACCGGGGTGGCCGCACACGCCGTCGGCCGGCTGCCCACCCTCGCCTCGGCGGCGGTGGCCCTGCTGCTCGGCCACACCGCGCACAGCTCCGGCTGGCCGCTGCCGGAGGGCGGCAGCGGCCGGATCGCCGAGGCCCTGGCCGCCGACATCACCGCCCACGGCGGCACCTTCCACACCGGCCACCGCATCCGCGACCTGGCCGAACTCTCGGCCTTCCCCCTGGTCATGCTCGACCTGGGCGCGAAGGAGTTCCTCTCCGTCGCGGGCCACCGGCTGCCGGCCCGCTACCGGCGCGGCCTGGAGCACCTGCGCTACGGCCCCGGCGCCGCCAAGGCCGACTTCCTGGTCTCGGGCCCGATCCCCTGGCGCAACCCGCTGATGGGGCAGGCGGGCACCGTCCACCTGGGCGGTACCCACGAGGCGATCCTCCGTCAGGAGAACGCGGTGGTCTCCGGCGACCCCGGCACCGTCCCGTTCACCCTGGTGGTCGACCCCGCCGTCACCGACCCCTCCCGCGCCACGGCCGACGGCAAACGTCCGGTCTGGGCCTACGCCCACGTCCCGCACGGCGACACCCGCGACCCCGTCCCGCTCATCCGCGACCACATCGAGCGGTACGCCCCGGGGTTCACCGACACCATCCTGGCGGCCCGGGGGCGGACGGCGGCCGCGTACGAGGAGTACAACCCCAACTACGTCGGCGGCGACATCGCCTCGGGTGCGATGACCCTCAAGCAGAGCCTGCTCCGCCCCACCCCCCGGTGGGACCCGTACCGCACCCCGCTCCCGGGCGTGTACCTCTGCTCCGCCGCCACCCCACCGGGCCCGGGCGTCCACGGCATGTGCGGCCACTTCGCCGCCCGCTCCGCCCTCCGCCACGAACACGGCCTCACCACCCTCCCCGACCTTGCCCCCAAGGCAACTCCCTAG
- a CDS encoding deoxyribonuclease IV — MTAAAQTASVPSPATRRNPVGAHVPVAGRGLTGTGLAYAERVGAEAVQVFVANPRGWATPAGDPAKDAEFRTACAERGIPAYVHAPYLINFGSDSTATRERSGESLRHSLRRAHAIGALGVVVHTGSAVGRAPDGGSRYRAAMAQVREDVLPLLDELDALGPDAPWLLLEPTAGQGSSLCSRMEDLAAYAEALDHHPKVGVCLDTCHAFAAGHDLAEPGGTTKALDLLAAAIGPGRLRLIHANDSEDVVGARKDRHANIGAGHIGAEAFAELFTHPETEGVPLIIETPDGRHDPARVEGARHTADLDLLKRLRSR, encoded by the coding sequence ATGACCGCCGCAGCTCAGACCGCCTCCGTCCCCTCTCCGGCCACCCGCCGCAACCCCGTCGGCGCCCACGTCCCGGTGGCCGGCCGCGGCCTCACCGGCACCGGGCTGGCCTACGCGGAGCGGGTCGGCGCCGAGGCGGTCCAGGTCTTCGTGGCCAACCCGCGCGGCTGGGCCACCCCGGCGGGCGATCCGGCCAAGGACGCCGAGTTCCGCACGGCCTGCGCCGAACGCGGCATCCCCGCCTACGTGCACGCCCCCTACCTGATCAACTTCGGCTCGGACAGCACGGCCACCCGCGAACGTTCGGGCGAGTCCCTGCGCCACTCCCTCCGCCGCGCCCACGCGATCGGCGCCCTCGGCGTGGTGGTGCACACCGGCTCGGCCGTCGGCCGGGCGCCGGACGGCGGCTCCCGCTACCGAGCAGCCATGGCCCAGGTCCGCGAGGACGTGCTGCCGCTCCTTGACGAGCTCGACGCCCTCGGCCCGGACGCCCCCTGGCTGCTCCTCGAACCGACCGCCGGCCAGGGCAGCTCGCTCTGCTCCCGGATGGAGGACCTGGCCGCCTACGCCGAGGCCCTCGACCACCACCCGAAGGTCGGCGTCTGCCTCGACACCTGCCACGCCTTCGCGGCCGGCCACGACCTGGCCGAGCCCGGCGGCACCACCAAGGCCCTGGACCTGCTCGCCGCCGCCATCGGCCCCGGCCGCCTCCGCCTGATCCACGCGAACGACTCCGAGGACGTGGTCGGCGCCCGCAAGGACCGCCACGCCAACATCGGCGCCGGCCACATCGGCGCCGAGGCCTTCGCCGAACTCTTCACCCACCCCGAGACCGAGGGCGTGCCGCTCATCATCGAGACCCCCGACGGCCGTCACGACCCGGCCCGCGTCGAGGGCGCCCGCCACACCGCCGACCTCGACCTGCTCAAGCGCCTCCGCTCTCGCTGA
- a CDS encoding histidine phosphatase family protein: MFETHSTTTDNEAGVATGWLPGRLSELGRRQAVELGERRGREGLAVVYSSDLRRAVETARLAFPGGEPPLRQDVRLRECDYGEWNGAPMARIEAERARRVTVPFPGGQSYRQVVAAMEGFLRAVVAEWDGRRVLVIGHSATRWALECLLSGAELEELVTEPRVWRPGWRYLVPTDR; this comes from the coding sequence GTGTTCGAGACACACTCGACGACGACGGACAACGAGGCGGGGGTGGCGACCGGTTGGCTGCCGGGGCGGCTCTCGGAGCTGGGACGGCGGCAGGCGGTGGAGCTCGGGGAGCGGCGGGGGCGGGAGGGTTTGGCGGTGGTGTACAGCTCCGATCTGCGGCGGGCGGTGGAGACGGCGCGGCTGGCCTTCCCCGGCGGTGAGCCGCCGCTGCGCCAGGACGTCCGGCTGCGGGAGTGCGACTACGGGGAGTGGAACGGCGCGCCGATGGCGCGGATCGAGGCGGAGCGGGCGCGGCGGGTGACGGTGCCCTTCCCCGGCGGGCAGAGCTACCGGCAGGTGGTGGCCGCGATGGAGGGTTTCCTGCGGGCGGTGGTGGCGGAGTGGGACGGGCGGCGGGTGCTGGTGATCGGGCACTCGGCGACCCGGTGGGCCTTGGAGTGCCTGCTGAGTGGCGCCGAGTTGGAGGAGTTGGTGACGGAGCCGAGGGTCTGGCGGCCGGGGTGGCGGTACCTGGTGCCTACCGATCGGTGA
- a CDS encoding glycosyltransferase → MKVALMTAGSRGDVAPYTGLGHELALAGHQVTLVTHARFRPLAEAAGLGFHPLAVDPREQLASARGQGLHRSRGSVGKLARVVSLARGLVADLAEDLLTAARGHEVLLLSSSLAPLGHTIGTGLGLPTLGLYLQPLTATAEFAPPVLGAHSWGATPNRLAGRAVSAAVDAIFADTNRAMRARLGLPPTSLRAARHTREHQDWPVLHGFSPLVVPRPRDWRPGLRLAGYWWPHDSPGTQLPHQLTDFLAAGPPPVYLGLGSATVPDPAAVSRTFVQALRTAGLRGILQRGWSELHAEGEDLLTIDEVPHRLLFPHLAAVVHHAGAGTTAAGLRAGVPAVPLPVQFDAGFWAQRLVTLGVAPRALPLRRLTPTPLAAALREATTNPTYTQRARTLATHLATEDSTAPVLSALTHLPG, encoded by the coding sequence ATGAAGGTCGCGTTGATGACGGCGGGCTCGCGGGGCGACGTGGCGCCGTACACAGGGCTCGGTCACGAACTCGCCCTGGCGGGGCACCAGGTGACCCTGGTCACCCACGCCCGGTTCCGGCCGCTGGCCGAGGCGGCCGGGCTCGGCTTCCACCCGCTGGCGGTCGACCCGCGCGAACAGCTCGCCTCCGCCCGGGGGCAGGGGCTGCACCGCAGCAGGGGCTCGGTGGGCAAGCTCGCCCGGGTGGTCTCGCTGGCCCGCGGCCTGGTCGCCGACCTGGCCGAGGACCTGCTCACGGCCGCCCGCGGGCACGAGGTGCTGCTGCTCTCCAGCTCCCTGGCGCCGCTCGGCCACACCATCGGCACCGGCCTGGGCCTGCCCACCCTCGGCCTCTACCTCCAACCCCTCACGGCCACGGCCGAGTTCGCCCCACCGGTGCTCGGCGCCCACTCCTGGGGCGCCACCCCCAACCGGCTGGCCGGCCGCGCGGTGAGCGCTGCCGTGGACGCCATCTTCGCGGACACCAACCGTGCCATGCGGGCCCGCCTCGGCCTGCCGCCCACCTCCCTCCGCGCGGCCCGCCACACTCGCGAACACCAGGACTGGCCCGTCCTGCACGGCTTCAGCCCCTTGGTCGTCCCCCGTCCCCGCGACTGGCGCCCGGGCCTCCGACTCGCGGGCTACTGGTGGCCCCACGACTCCCCCGGCACCCAACTCCCACACCAGCTAACCGACTTCCTCGCCGCCGGCCCGCCTCCGGTCTACCTCGGCCTCGGCTCCGCCACCGTCCCCGACCCGGCAGCGGTCAGCCGCACCTTCGTCCAGGCCCTCCGCACGGCCGGGCTGCGCGGCATCCTGCAGCGCGGCTGGAGCGAACTCCACGCCGAGGGCGAAGACCTCCTCACCATCGACGAGGTCCCCCACCGCCTCCTCTTCCCCCACCTCGCCGCCGTCGTCCACCACGCCGGCGCGGGCACCACCGCCGCCGGCCTCCGCGCCGGCGTCCCGGCCGTCCCCCTCCCCGTCCAGTTCGACGCCGGCTTCTGGGCCCAGCGCCTGGTCACCCTCGGCGTGGCCCCCCGCGCCCTCCCCCTCCGCCGCCTCACCCCCACCCCGCTGGCCGCCGCCCTCCGCGAAGCCACCACCAACCCCACCTACACCCAGCGCGCCCGCACCCTCGCCACCCACCTGGCCACCGAGGACAGCACCGCCCCGGTCCTCAGCGCCCTCACCCACCTGCCTGGCTGA
- a CDS encoding TVP38/TMEM64 family protein, with amino-acid sequence MPTETTPPAAARLPWLRLGVLVLVLAAAAASLLLWQPTELLTQGGAGPWRLPVFVAVYALGTLAFMPKPALNAAAGLLLGSRLGIPLAVLGTTLGALLAFGLGRSLGRDALRPLLKARALAALDRRLTEQGFRSVLLLRLIPGMPFQAANYGAAFSGVGLLPFTAGTALGILPGTAAYVIAGASATSPTSPAFLLSGGVIAAMGLLSLLSLWRTTRRDRHQPATPQLQPLP; translated from the coding sequence GTGCCCACCGAGACCACCCCGCCCGCCGCCGCCCGCCTGCCTTGGCTGCGGCTCGGCGTGCTGGTGCTGGTCCTCGCGGCAGCGGCTGCCTCGCTCCTGCTCTGGCAGCCGACCGAACTGCTCACCCAAGGTGGCGCGGGACCCTGGCGGCTGCCGGTGTTCGTCGCCGTCTACGCGCTCGGCACGCTGGCCTTCATGCCCAAGCCCGCCCTCAACGCGGCGGCCGGCCTGCTGCTCGGCAGCCGTCTCGGCATCCCGCTGGCCGTCCTCGGCACCACCCTCGGCGCCCTGCTCGCCTTCGGCCTGGGCCGCTCCCTCGGCCGTGACGCCCTCCGGCCCCTACTCAAGGCCCGTGCCCTCGCCGCCCTCGACCGCCGCCTCACCGAACAGGGCTTCCGCAGCGTCCTGCTGCTCCGCCTCATCCCCGGCATGCCCTTCCAGGCCGCCAACTACGGCGCCGCCTTCTCCGGCGTCGGCCTGCTCCCGTTCACCGCCGGCACGGCCCTCGGCATCCTCCCCGGCACCGCCGCCTACGTGATCGCGGGCGCCAGCGCCACCTCCCCCACCTCCCCGGCCTTCCTCCTCTCCGGCGGCGTGATCGCCGCCATGGGACTGCTCAGCCTGCTCTCCCTCTGGCGCACCACCCGCCGCGACCGCCACCAGCCGGCCACCCCCCAGCTCCAGCCCCTCCCCTGA
- a CDS encoding N-acetyltransferase: MTVIRLHLSVRGLTDADLPACVWAGSPKHVRELVHQIRRAEAGEIDYLAVCTPVGRPVAVGGIDYTVKPGAGTLWQLGVHPALQSCGIGTLLIRSAEQRISARGLTRAELAVEESNPRARALYERLGYQAFGRELDSWDVEAEDGSLQRYETMCTLMRKDLA, translated from the coding sequence ATGACCGTGATCAGGCTGCACCTGTCGGTGCGCGGCCTCACCGACGCGGACCTGCCGGCCTGCGTCTGGGCCGGCTCCCCCAAGCACGTGCGCGAACTCGTCCACCAGATCCGCCGCGCCGAGGCGGGCGAGATCGACTACCTGGCGGTCTGCACGCCGGTCGGGCGACCGGTGGCGGTCGGCGGCATCGACTACACGGTCAAGCCCGGCGCCGGCACGCTCTGGCAACTCGGTGTCCACCCGGCCCTGCAGTCCTGCGGGATCGGCACGCTGCTGATCCGCTCCGCCGAGCAGCGGATCAGCGCCCGGGGCCTGACCCGCGCCGAACTCGCCGTCGAGGAGAGCAACCCGCGCGCCCGCGCCCTCTACGAACGCCTGGGCTACCAGGCCTTCGGCCGCGAACTCGACTCCTGGGACGTGGAGGCCGAGGACGGCTCGCTCCAGCGGTACGAGACGATGTGCACGCTGATGCGCAAGGACCTGGCGTGA
- a CDS encoding GNAT family N-acetyltransferase: MRDLKLTVGDLTLSPLSLADVNAHLAGEDDLLVRWLNGGPGTRAGTEKYIRHCMEQWATKGPLRAFGIRVGAEQTLAGTIDLRFEMPGLAAGQVNIAYGLYPAWRGRGLATRAVLLVCRYATGEGADQAVIQVAPENPGSAAVARRANFTYVKQALNPDGNRFDWYVRNLSRGPAHGADHWQQAGTGSGHTALSRNPLDGTGPDC; the protein is encoded by the coding sequence ATGCGTGATCTGAAGCTGACCGTCGGCGATCTCACCCTGTCGCCCCTGAGCCTGGCCGACGTCAACGCCCACCTGGCCGGCGAGGACGACCTCTTGGTGCGCTGGCTGAACGGGGGGCCGGGCACTCGGGCCGGCACCGAGAAATACATCCGCCACTGCATGGAACAGTGGGCCACCAAGGGACCGTTGCGCGCCTTCGGAATCCGAGTGGGCGCCGAGCAAACCCTCGCGGGAACGATCGACCTCCGGTTCGAGATGCCCGGCCTTGCCGCTGGGCAGGTGAACATCGCCTACGGGCTCTACCCCGCCTGGCGCGGACGGGGCCTGGCGACCCGCGCGGTCCTCCTGGTCTGCCGATACGCGACAGGCGAAGGAGCAGATCAGGCGGTGATCCAGGTAGCTCCGGAGAACCCAGGCTCGGCCGCGGTCGCCCGCAGGGCGAACTTCACCTACGTCAAACAAGCCCTGAACCCGGACGGCAACCGGTTCGACTGGTACGTCCGCAACCTGTCCCGCGGACCAGCCCATGGTGCTGACCACTGGCAGCAAGCGGGAACCGGCTCGGGGCACACGGCCCTGAGCCGAAACCCCTTGGACGGCACGGGGCCCGACTGCTGA
- a CDS encoding IS5 family transposase, which yields MSDRKPYKSDLSDERWALIEPVIAAWKADHPSPTEHQGRYEIREIVNAILYQGRTDCQWDYLPHDLPPKSAVYCYFAAWRDDGTDVKINDLLRWQVREKAGRSEDPSLVVLDTQSVHAAVNVPAATTGKDAAKKVPGRKRGLAVDVLGLVIAVTVLAASAHDNAFGIALLGQVAPIGTIKKALVDQGFKKTVVEHGTTVGIDVEIVERNPADKGVGFVPQAKRWIVEQTLGILMLFRRLVRDYESRPKSSESRVRWAMIDVMARRLTGQTTPTWRG from the coding sequence GTGAGTGACCGCAAGCCCTACAAAAGCGACTTGTCCGATGAGCGGTGGGCGTTGATCGAGCCGGTGATCGCGGCTTGGAAGGCCGACCATCCGTCTCCGACGGAGCACCAGGGCCGTTACGAGATACGGGAGATCGTCAACGCGATCCTGTATCAGGGTAGGACCGACTGCCAGTGGGACTACCTCCCGCACGACCTGCCGCCGAAGTCGGCCGTCTACTGCTACTTCGCGGCCTGGCGCGACGACGGCACGGACGTGAAGATCAACGACCTGCTGCGCTGGCAGGTCCGGGAGAAGGCCGGGAGGTCGGAGGATCCGAGCCTGGTCGTACTCGACACGCAGAGCGTCCACGCCGCGGTGAACGTGCCCGCGGCCACGACCGGGAAGGACGCGGCGAAGAAGGTGCCCGGCCGCAAGCGCGGGCTGGCGGTCGACGTCCTCGGCCTGGTCATCGCCGTGACCGTGCTGGCGGCCAGCGCGCACGACAACGCGTTCGGCATCGCCCTCCTCGGCCAGGTCGCCCCCATCGGCACCATCAAGAAGGCGCTGGTGGATCAAGGTTTCAAGAAGACCGTCGTCGAGCACGGCACCACGGTCGGCATCGACGTCGAGATCGTCGAACGCAACCCCGCCGACAAGGGCGTCGGCTTCGTCCCGCAGGCCAAGAGATGGATCGTGGAGCAGACGCTCGGCATCCTCATGCTGTTCCGGCGGCTCGTGCGGGACTACGAGAGCAGGCCGAAGTCCTCGGAGTCCAGGGTGCGCTGGGCCATGATCGACGTGATGGCGCGCCGGCTGACCGGTCAGACCACGCCCACCTGGCGCGGGTGA
- a CDS encoding ATP-binding protein gives MTRRPMMVAVSGPPGAGKTTLAHALAEALGWPVVCRDEIKERMAGGADPADRALDLKTLEEFFRTIGELLRSGASLVAEAAFQDRLWRPGLEPLAELADIRVVRCTVDPELARVRIARRAVEEPSRVVHADAELLERIAEGRRPIELWVPIALDVPCLVVDTAQGWQPSLARIVEFAAGD, from the coding sequence ATGACGCGACGCCCGATGATGGTGGCTGTCAGTGGCCCGCCCGGGGCGGGTAAGACGACGCTGGCGCATGCCTTGGCCGAGGCACTCGGGTGGCCGGTCGTCTGCCGGGACGAGATCAAGGAGCGGATGGCCGGCGGTGCGGATCCTGCCGATCGTGCCTTGGACCTGAAGACCCTGGAGGAGTTCTTCCGCACCATCGGGGAGCTCCTGAGGTCGGGAGCGAGCCTGGTGGCGGAGGCGGCCTTCCAGGACCGGCTGTGGCGTCCGGGCCTGGAGCCGCTCGCGGAGCTGGCCGACATCCGTGTGGTGCGCTGCACGGTCGATCCCGAACTCGCCCGCGTCCGCATCGCTCGCCGGGCCGTCGAAGAGCCCTCGCGGGTGGTGCACGCTGACGCCGAGCTCTTGGAGCGCATCGCGGAGGGGAGGAGGCCGATCGAGCTGTGGGTTCCGATTGCGCTCGACGTCCCGTGCCTGGTCGTGGACACCGCTCAGGGCTGGCAGCCGTCGTTGGCGCGGATCGTCGAATTCGCCGCTGGGGATTGA